A part of Ignavibacteriales bacterium genomic DNA contains:
- a CDS encoding TonB-dependent receptor, whose protein sequence is MKYFNILIAFLILISLTKTEAQNFGTLRGSVTDSLSGEALPFANILLKGTNMGASADLKGNFTIPGIPSEKNYIAVVSYLSYSPREIQVQINQNQITQLRIELAPSAIRLEAVEKIGQKYDRPNETDIGLQKLTIREIEYLPQGVETDIFRSLQFLPGVKSTGDVSARYYVRGGSSNQNLVLFNGVSVYNPFHALGLFSIIDPEIINAVEFFKGGFTADYGGRLSSVLNLVTKDGNKNKFAANVTGSFLTAKASVEGPLPIGSFIISGRKSTFNSILKKFLNYKEAPFDFYDLSFKFNYISSGTGSLTKISVHGFNSLDQLIGANSSEADYKWSNNIYGAYLFQEWENVPVYSETNFSISNFYGEVFPNLSITKPRRNFINDVTLRSDVSYIAESKDEIKAGYSIKSINTELNFENLQGAATDLNDKSLQLALYVKYKFLRFEDFGADIGSRLNVISLSEQAGPIAEPRVNVTYRVFPFLALKGAGGIYSQDLITLTNENEIISLFEPWVITPNYLKPSEAFHYVLGIEYNGIENLTFTIEGYYKKLNNTAEENPNKIQAGDPDFINGSGEAYGSEYWLKYTNGIIDASASYSLSWAYRNIDGWISYPKYDSRHSVTLNLSFNFGDGWQSSVSWFFNSGLPFTQISGYYDKLYIEDLFNIGSLFGSYLPFTVLADRNLGRLPTYHRLDFNISKEFNLGFTNLDFSINVLNVYDRKNIFYFDRKTGQRVNMLPILPTATLKISI, encoded by the coding sequence TTGAAGTATTTTAATATTTTGATCGCGTTCCTGATACTAATTAGCTTAACTAAAACTGAGGCACAAAACTTTGGGACATTAAGGGGGAGTGTTACTGATTCACTTTCCGGTGAGGCTCTTCCTTTCGCAAATATTTTACTAAAAGGAACTAATATGGGTGCGTCGGCTGATCTTAAAGGGAACTTTACAATACCTGGAATTCCCTCGGAGAAAAATTATATTGCCGTCGTTAGTTATCTCAGCTACTCTCCCAGAGAAATTCAAGTTCAAATTAATCAGAACCAGATCACTCAGTTGAGAATTGAACTTGCACCATCAGCAATAAGATTGGAAGCGGTAGAAAAAATTGGCCAGAAATATGACCGTCCCAATGAAACTGACATCGGACTGCAGAAATTAACCATTCGTGAGATTGAATATCTTCCGCAAGGAGTTGAGACCGACATTTTTCGTTCATTGCAATTTTTACCTGGAGTAAAATCGACGGGGGATGTTTCCGCCCGTTATTATGTCCGCGGCGGAAGCAGCAATCAGAATTTAGTTTTGTTTAATGGGGTTTCTGTTTATAATCCTTTTCACGCACTTGGATTATTCAGCATCATTGATCCGGAAATTATTAATGCAGTAGAATTTTTTAAAGGCGGATTCACGGCTGATTATGGCGGACGACTTTCCTCTGTGCTAAATTTGGTTACAAAAGATGGTAACAAAAATAAATTTGCAGCAAACGTTACAGGAAGTTTTCTCACGGCGAAAGCTTCGGTTGAAGGTCCATTGCCAATTGGATCGTTTATAATCTCTGGAAGAAAGAGTACATTCAACAGCATTCTAAAAAAATTCTTAAACTATAAAGAAGCGCCGTTCGATTTTTATGATTTATCTTTTAAATTCAATTACATTAGTTCCGGTACGGGAAGTCTAACAAAAATTTCAGTACACGGTTTCAATAGTTTAGATCAACTGATCGGAGCAAACTCGAGTGAGGCTGATTACAAATGGAGTAATAACATTTATGGGGCATATCTTTTCCAGGAATGGGAAAATGTCCCTGTATATTCCGAGACAAATTTTTCCATCAGTAATTTCTATGGGGAAGTTTTTCCAAATTTAAGCATCACAAAACCACGAAGAAATTTCATTAATGATGTAACTCTTCGGTCTGATGTCTCATACATTGCCGAATCAAAGGATGAAATCAAAGCTGGTTATAGTATAAAATCTATCAACACCGAATTAAATTTTGAAAACCTTCAAGGTGCCGCAACAGATTTAAATGATAAGTCACTTCAATTGGCACTTTATGTTAAATATAAATTTTTAAGATTTGAAGATTTCGGTGCGGATATCGGAAGCAGATTAAATGTTATTTCACTTAGCGAACAAGCCGGTCCAATTGCTGAACCAAGAGTTAATGTTACTTACCGTGTTTTCCCCTTCCTTGCGTTGAAAGGTGCAGGGGGAATTTACTCTCAGGATTTGATTACTCTCACAAACGAGAATGAAATAATTTCTTTATTCGAACCTTGGGTGATTACTCCCAACTACTTAAAACCTTCTGAGGCTTTTCATTATGTTCTGGGAATAGAGTATAACGGAATTGAAAACCTAACTTTTACAATTGAAGGCTATTATAAAAAATTAAATAATACAGCCGAAGAAAATCCGAATAAAATTCAAGCCGGCGATCCTGATTTTATTAATGGTAGTGGTGAAGCTTACGGCTCGGAATATTGGCTGAAATATACAAATGGTATTATTGACGCATCTGCTTCATATTCATTAAGCTGGGCATATAGAAATATTGATGGATGGATATCATATCCGAAATACGATTCGCGCCATAGTGTTACGTTAAATCTATCTTTCAATTTTGGCGATGGCTGGCAAAGCAGTGTGAGCTGGTTTTTCAATTCTGGTTTACCATTCACTCAAATCAGCGGTTACTACGACAAGTTATATATTGAAGATCTTTTTAATATTGGAAGTTTATTCGGCAGTTACCTTCCCTTCACTGTGCTCGCAGATAGAAATCTTGGCAGGCTGCCAACCTATCACAGATTAGATTTTAACATTTCCAAAGAATTTAATCTGGGATTTACAAATCTCGATTTTAGTATAAATGTGCTAAACGTTTACGATAGAAAAAATATATTTTATTTTGATAGAAAAACTGGGCAGCGTGTTAATATGCTTCCGATATTACCAACAGCAACATTGAAAATTTCAATATGA
- a CDS encoding UvrD-helicase domain-containing protein, whose translation MIDLKSLNEAQKKAVEYLDGAELIVAGAGSGKTRVLTYKVAYLLDKGYDPSTILALTFTNKAANEMKERIKKLVGAKADGMWMGTFHSIFARILRIESKYSEYSNNFSIYDTEDSTSLVLNIMDDLNIDIEGLSANNVRHRISYLKNHMILPAEYKKKQKEYIHHDTIAAVYTQYQQRLSEFNALDFDDLLLKPIDLFNDNPRIHQKYRKMFSYILVDEFQDTNIAQYVLLKMLVSREGKIAVVGDDAQSIYSWRGANINNMLDLEKDFSKCKVFRLEQNYRSTKTILAAADSLIKNNKQQYSKTLWTKNNDGEQLTLMRCADEKDEAMQIAKFIKIEIAKKKIAYKDFSVLYRTNAQSRALEDIFRREKIPYCIIGGVEFYKRKEVKDIVAYFKVISNPKDEESLLRIMNFPQRGIGNTTIKRMIDFARKHELSLFDTMGRVFEVINIKERIQKNVKHFKLLLDKYISLKNNLSIGELSRALVDDLGILRMFKEEGTPESLSRWENINQLLGALSEYSSQSTANTLEKFIEEVSLMQDVDNYKEEKNAVTFMTIHSSKGLEFPIVFIPGLEEEIFPLSNRFFSDASLEEERRLFYVAITRAQKKIYLSHARSRYRFGEVAYQSRSRFIDELDPSTIAELDGALGRKNARKSKKEIYYEYFEKVDYEDFSHVTVSIRPGARVMHEKFGLGKVTDVVGAGDMQKATVQFEGGNLKQLMLKFAKLKILP comes from the coding sequence ATGATAGATTTAAAATCACTAAACGAAGCCCAAAAAAAGGCAGTCGAATACTTAGATGGTGCAGAACTAATAGTTGCTGGCGCTGGAAGCGGTAAGACAAGGGTGCTTACTTATAAAGTTGCTTACCTTTTAGATAAGGGTTATGACCCCTCTACCATCCTGGCTTTAACTTTTACGAACAAAGCAGCTAACGAAATGAAGGAGCGGATCAAAAAGTTAGTGGGGGCGAAGGCTGATGGAATGTGGATGGGAACTTTCCATTCTATTTTTGCCAGAATTTTGAGAATTGAATCCAAGTATTCAGAATACTCAAACAATTTTTCAATCTACGATACTGAAGATTCAACTTCGCTGGTATTGAATATCATGGATGACTTGAATATTGATATTGAAGGGTTATCTGCAAATAACGTTAGACATCGTATCAGTTATTTAAAAAATCACATGATACTTCCGGCAGAATATAAGAAAAAGCAGAAAGAATATATCCACCATGATACAATAGCCGCAGTATACACCCAATATCAACAGCGTCTTTCAGAATTCAATGCGCTGGATTTTGACGATCTTCTTCTTAAACCAATTGACTTATTTAATGATAATCCGCGCATTCATCAAAAGTATAGAAAAATGTTTTCCTACATTCTTGTTGACGAATTTCAAGATACAAATATTGCCCAATATGTGTTGCTAAAAATGCTTGTATCCCGCGAAGGAAAAATTGCCGTAGTTGGTGATGATGCACAGAGCATTTACAGCTGGCGCGGAGCCAATATCAATAATATGCTTGATCTTGAAAAGGATTTTTCTAAATGTAAAGTTTTTAGACTTGAGCAGAATTATCGGTCAACCAAAACAATACTTGCCGCTGCAGACTCGTTAATCAAAAACAATAAACAGCAATACTCGAAAACGCTGTGGACAAAAAACAATGATGGCGAGCAGCTTACTTTGATGCGCTGTGCTGACGAGAAAGATGAAGCAATGCAAATAGCAAAATTTATAAAAATTGAAATTGCTAAAAAGAAAATTGCTTACAAGGATTTTTCTGTGCTCTACAGAACTAATGCCCAAAGCCGTGCACTCGAAGACATTTTCCGGCGGGAAAAAATACCTTATTGTATAATTGGCGGGGTAGAATTTTACAAAAGGAAGGAAGTCAAAGATATTGTTGCTTACTTCAAGGTTATCTCAAACCCAAAGGATGAGGAAAGTCTTTTACGGATTATGAACTTTCCACAACGTGGAATTGGCAATACAACAATTAAACGGATGATAGACTTTGCTCGCAAGCATGAACTTTCACTCTTCGATACAATGGGCAGGGTATTTGAAGTTATCAACATTAAAGAAAGAATACAGAAGAATGTTAAACATTTTAAGTTGCTGCTCGATAAATATATAAGCCTTAAAAATAATTTATCCATCGGTGAACTTTCAAGAGCATTGGTAGATGATCTTGGAATTTTAAGAATGTTTAAGGAAGAAGGCACTCCCGAATCTTTATCCCGTTGGGAAAATATTAATCAGTTGCTTGGCGCACTTTCCGAGTATTCCAGTCAATCGACTGCAAATACTCTTGAAAAATTTATAGAAGAAGTTTCTCTGATGCAGGATGTAGATAATTATAAAGAAGAAAAAAATGCAGTTACATTTATGACCATTCACAGCTCTAAAGGTCTGGAATTCCCGATTGTATTTATCCCCGGATTGGAAGAAGAAATTTTTCCACTTTCAAATAGATTTTTTTCAGATGCTTCTTTGGAAGAGGAAAGAAGATTATTTTATGTTGCAATTACTCGTGCGCAAAAGAAAATTTATCTTTCTCATGCCCGTTCCAGATATAGATTTGGTGAAGTTGCCTATCAGTCTCGCTCGAGGTTTATTGATGAATTAGATCCATCTACCATTGCTGAGCTTGACGGTGCCCTTGGAAGAAAAAATGCCAGAAAATCTAAAAAAGAAATTTATTATGAATATTTTGAAAAAGTTGATTATGAAGATTTTAGCCATGTGACAGTCTCAATTCGACCCGGCGCAAGGGTGATGCACGAAAAATTTGGACTTGGGAAAGTAACAGATGTCGTTGGGGCAGGTGATATGCAAAAAGCTACTGTCCAGTTTGAAGGCGGAAATCTAAAACAACTGATGCTTAAATTTGCCAAATTAAAAATTCTGCCGTAA
- a CDS encoding PAS domain S-box protein, which produces MKAKRTSKTKPLIDTKLPKIYTEIFDKLNENIVVCSTDRKIVFINNSAKKIIRTSNFSETQTILLDEFLSEDNLENIESIFDKIVNKSKGEILIDNKIKANKNLFEWTSLKFSRLEIEPGVLFVIISINDISEIKKLEFQIRDDEQRYKMMANLTTEGILIHNNGIVLDANQSLLRLLNTTIQEVKNKNIIELFSASEKDKQIIYNNISNKLENSYQVAAKLANKTRINLEIQPKNLFYKGKNLRVALVRNISEKKKEEKKNFALYKISEAVHDSGNLNELYSIIHKILSELIPVENFYIAIYDDVADRISFPFFVDKVDKAPLTQKPGKGLTEYVIRTGEPLLAPPDVFEGLEQSGEVESIGEPSIDWLGVPLKVGLKTIGVLAIQSYEERVRFGMEELNILQFVSTQIANAIERKRNETKLIESEEQIRLLLDSTAEAIYATDVNGICFMANQACAKILGYDSIDSFIKKNMHNLIHHSHRDGSSYPIESCEILLAVKTNSKLHRDEDVFWKSDGTPLEVEYWSHPIHKADKIIGAVVTFVDITDRIKAQQKIHEYNEELKNLNASKDKFFSVVAHDLRSPFHGLLGLSEIIVDEFDFLEKPDLKEYMANIHKTIENVYRLIENLLEWSRLQSGKMTFSPAKLNLYKSIETVQQVLIGVSSLKDITIINNTSKGIFVHADEKMLRSVLQNLITNGIKFSNPNSEITISAASDKEIVTVSVSDKGIGMDEDTLSKIFSLDHSITTPGTAQEKGTGLGLVLCHEMIEKHSGKIWAASKKGIGTDFHFTLPLINV; this is translated from the coding sequence ATGAAAGCAAAACGAACATCAAAAACGAAACCCTTAATTGATACAAAACTTCCAAAAATTTATACTGAAATTTTCGATAAATTAAACGAAAATATTGTAGTATGCTCGACTGACCGCAAAATTGTTTTCATTAATAACTCTGCAAAAAAAATAATACGTACCAGTAATTTCTCCGAAACCCAAACTATTCTTTTAGATGAATTCCTATCGGAGGATAACCTTGAGAATATAGAATCCATATTTGACAAAATAGTCAATAAAAGTAAAGGAGAAATTCTTATTGATAATAAAATCAAAGCAAATAAGAACTTGTTTGAATGGACATCTTTAAAATTTTCACGATTGGAGATAGAGCCCGGCGTACTATTTGTAATTATTTCGATAAATGATATCAGCGAAATAAAGAAACTTGAATTTCAAATACGGGATGATGAACAGCGCTATAAAATGATGGCAAACTTAACCACCGAGGGAATACTCATCCACAATAATGGTATAGTATTAGATGCTAATCAATCATTGTTAAGACTTTTAAACACCACAATTCAAGAAGTAAAAAATAAAAACATCATTGAACTTTTCTCCGCCTCCGAAAAGGATAAACAAATAATTTATAATAATATCTCGAACAAGCTGGAAAATTCTTACCAGGTAGCAGCTAAATTAGCGAATAAGACAAGAATTAATTTGGAGATACAACCGAAAAATTTGTTCTACAAAGGCAAAAATTTACGAGTTGCGCTTGTTAGAAACATATCTGAAAAAAAGAAGGAAGAGAAAAAAAATTTCGCACTTTATAAAATTTCCGAGGCTGTACATGATTCGGGTAATTTAAACGAACTTTATTCAATAATACACAAGATATTAAGTGAACTTATTCCCGTTGAGAATTTTTACATTGCTATTTATGATGATGTTGCTGATAGAATTAGCTTCCCTTTTTTTGTTGATAAAGTTGATAAGGCGCCATTAACTCAAAAACCGGGCAAAGGATTAACTGAATATGTGATTCGTACAGGCGAACCGCTTCTAGCCCCTCCTGATGTTTTTGAGGGACTTGAACAATCTGGCGAAGTAGAAAGTATCGGAGAACCAAGTATAGATTGGCTTGGAGTGCCTTTAAAGGTTGGATTGAAAACTATCGGTGTTCTCGCTATTCAGAGTTATGAAGAACGCGTAAGGTTCGGAATGGAAGAATTAAATATACTTCAATTTGTGTCAACTCAAATTGCGAACGCAATCGAAAGGAAGAGGAATGAAACCAAGCTGATTGAAAGCGAAGAACAGATCAGGCTTCTTCTGGATTCAACTGCAGAGGCAATATATGCCACTGATGTTAATGGAATTTGTTTTATGGCTAATCAAGCTTGCGCTAAAATACTTGGCTATGATAGTATTGATTCCTTTATAAAAAAAAATATGCACAATTTAATTCATCATTCTCATCGCGATGGTTCAAGTTATCCTATCGAAAGTTGTGAAATTTTATTAGCCGTCAAAACTAATTCTAAACTACACAGAGATGAAGATGTATTTTGGAAATCAGATGGCACTCCATTAGAAGTTGAATATTGGTCGCATCCGATACATAAAGCTGATAAAATAATTGGCGCAGTTGTCACTTTTGTTGATATAACAGATAGAATTAAGGCACAACAAAAGATTCATGAGTACAATGAAGAATTGAAAAATTTGAATGCAAGTAAAGACAAATTCTTCTCAGTTGTAGCTCACGATCTGCGAAGTCCATTTCATGGGTTACTTGGTTTGAGTGAAATAATCGTAGATGAATTTGATTTTCTTGAAAAACCAGACTTAAAAGAATATATGGCGAACATTCACAAAACAATTGAAAATGTTTATCGCCTAATAGAAAACCTTCTCGAATGGTCAAGGCTGCAATCTGGTAAAATGACTTTCTCCCCTGCAAAACTGAATTTATATAAATCCATCGAAACTGTTCAACAAGTCTTAATTGGTGTTTCTTCTCTAAAAGACATCACCATAATAAACAATACATCAAAGGGTATATTTGTTCACGCAGATGAAAAGATGCTAAGATCGGTTTTGCAGAATTTAATTACTAATGGCATCAAATTCAGCAATCCTAATTCTGAAATAACAATTAGCGCTGCTTCAGACAAAGAAATAGTTACAGTATCCGTAAGCGATAAAGGCATTGGCATGGATGAAGATACGCTTTCCAAAATATTTTCACTCGATCATTCGATCACAACTCCGGGAACGGCTCAGGAAAAAGGCACAGGACTTGGATTAGTTCTCTGTCACGAAATGATTGAAAAACACAGCGGTAAAATCTGGGCTGCAAGTAAAAAAGGTATTGGTACTGATTTTCATTTCACTCTTCCTTTAATTAATGTTTAA
- a CDS encoding DUF4249 family protein, with protein sequence MKKRLLISLVIFASLSILSCEEEFNPKIEFQEKYILYSIINPDSSFQTAVLLKTYDVPGYDPYINSEDPSVKDATIILVQNDRAYFLQDTLTSREDTSRYNSNLHFYYTNDFEINGDDSL encoded by the coding sequence ATGAAAAAAAGATTATTAATATCTCTTGTGATATTTGCTTCATTAAGTATTTTATCTTGTGAGGAAGAGTTTAATCCGAAAATAGAATTTCAAGAAAAATATATTTTATATTCAATAATAAATCCAGATTCATCATTTCAGACAGCAGTGTTGCTAAAAACCTACGATGTGCCCGGTTATGATCCTTATATTAATTCGGAAGATCCTTCTGTGAAAGACGCCACAATAATACTAGTTCAAAATGACCGAGCTTATTTTTTACAAGACACATTAACTTCGAGAGAAGATACTTCAAGATATAATTCAAACCTGCATTTTTATTACACAAACGATTTCGAAATAAATGGGGATGATTCCCTTTAG
- a CDS encoding glycoside hydrolase family 9 protein, which translates to MVDSLMLFLKVQRCGPTNPFLHQPCHLSDVSAVIGDSTVVSIDVTGGWHDAGDYIKFFSTAAYTTYMLLFAYEFDEEKFNFDNNGNSVPDILEEARIGLDWLLRCNYAPGKIITQVQDLDDHKLIWRMPEDDSLMFDRPGFYGIGKIKSVSSPL; encoded by the coding sequence ATGGTTGATTCGCTCATGTTATTCTTAAAAGTTCAAAGATGCGGACCCACCAATCCATTTCTACACCAGCCTTGCCACCTTTCAGATGTTTCTGCTGTAATTGGTGATTCCACTGTGGTGTCCATTGATGTAACAGGAGGATGGCACGATGCAGGTGATTATATAAAGTTTTTTTCTACTGCTGCCTATACAACCTACATGCTTTTGTTTGCTTATGAGTTTGATGAAGAAAAATTTAATTTTGATAATAACGGAAATTCTGTCCCCGATATTTTAGAAGAAGCAAGAATCGGATTGGATTGGCTTTTGCGCTGCAATTATGCCCCGGGAAAAATTATTACTCAAGTTCAGGACCTGGATGACCACAAACTTATTTGGAGAATGCCTGAAGACGATTCGTTGATGTTTGATAGGCCTGGGTTTTATGGAATTGGAAAAATCAAATCGGTATCTTCACCGCTGTAA
- a CDS encoding glycoside hydrolase family 9 protein, which translates to MASAYRIWHNKFLDSSFAVKCLNAALNLYDFKNSVDNIDSSYSGFYQDNAFWGKLALGAVELFYATGEEEYLNDAKQFADSAGSDYWWSSSNINSLAHYKLSKIDNSYLKYIENNLQSFQKFSDSSSFGLGMPYSWGTTNSFLGITLQGILFKAISHSNKYDNLIYNHRDFVLGRNSWGLSFIYGVGKKFPQRMHSQVGYFHNGYLPGALTAGPAPQSVLDKYPINRKNLEYEKFNSDSGKFFDDFQDFVTNEPTISGNATAIFVYGFFSNR; encoded by the coding sequence ATGGCTTCTGCTTACCGTATATGGCACAATAAATTTCTTGATTCTTCTTTCGCTGTCAAATGTTTGAATGCTGCTCTAAACCTTTACGATTTTAAAAATAGTGTTGATAATATTGATTCCAGTTATTCCGGATTTTATCAGGATAATGCTTTTTGGGGAAAACTTGCTTTAGGGGCTGTCGAATTATTTTATGCGACAGGCGAAGAAGAATATTTGAATGATGCAAAGCAATTCGCCGATAGTGCTGGATCCGATTATTGGTGGAGCTCGTCAAACATAAATTCATTAGCACACTATAAATTATCAAAGATTGACAATTCTTATTTAAAATATATCGAAAATAATCTTCAGTCATTTCAAAAGTTCTCTGATTCTTCTTCCTTTGGTTTGGGAATGCCTTATTCATGGGGAACAACAAATTCATTTCTTGGAATCACTCTACAAGGAATTTTATTCAAAGCTATTTCTCATAGTAATAAATACGATAATTTAATTTATAACCACCGTGATTTTGTGCTGGGTAGAAATTCCTGGGGATTAAGTTTCATTTATGGAGTTGGGAAAAAATTTCCCCAACGCATGCATTCGCAAGTCGGTTATTTCCACAATGGTTATTTGCCCGGAGCTCTTACTGCAGGACCTGCTCCCCAATCCGTTTTAGATAAATATCCCATAAACCGGAAAAATTTGGAGTATGAAAAATTTAATTCTGATAGCGGCAAATTCTTTGACGACTTTCAGGACTTTGTAACAAACGAGCCAACAATATCCGGGAATGCCACAGCAATATTTGTCTATGGATTTTTTTCAAACCGGTAA
- a CDS encoding 6-phosphofructokinase — translation MSIAPKKLALLVGGGPAPGINSVIGASTIRAALEGVEVIGVKDGFQWIMEGDISHIKELTIQNVSRIHFRGGSYIGISRANPTKDKKHLENTVTSLLRLNVDKLITIGGDDTAFSALKVNEMAAGRIKVVHVPKTIDNDLDLPHGIPTFGFQTARHIGVEVVKNLMVDAQTTSRWYFVVSMGRKAGHLALGIGKATGSTLTLIPEEFSGKKIKLSHITDILVGSIIKRLSYGRTDGVAIIAEGLVEHLDSSELESLMNVERDDHDNIRIAEINFGEILKFKVQERLKEFNLKATIVAKNIGYELRCADPIPFDMEYTRDLGFAAAQFILNGGSGAMVSIQNGYFVPLFFQDIIDPLTNKTKVRLVDPSSESFYIARRYMLRLNQADFEDPHELAKYAATCGISLEEFRNKFYYLIEGDLLYQSIKEGKIKLAAVESNEAFKAIYINRTFNGKEEIPNGIISK, via the coding sequence ATGTCAATTGCACCTAAAAAATTAGCTTTACTTGTTGGAGGAGGACCAGCCCCCGGAATCAATAGCGTTATCGGTGCATCAACTATTCGCGCAGCGCTCGAAGGTGTTGAAGTGATCGGAGTTAAAGATGGATTCCAATGGATTATGGAAGGGGATATTTCTCACATAAAAGAATTGACTATTCAGAATGTTAGCCGAATTCATTTCAGGGGTGGTTCTTACATCGGCATATCCCGGGCAAACCCTACAAAAGATAAAAAGCATTTAGAGAACACTGTAACATCTTTATTAAGATTGAACGTTGATAAATTAATAACAATTGGCGGTGATGACACTGCTTTCAGCGCACTTAAAGTTAACGAGATGGCTGCCGGAAGGATTAAAGTTGTGCACGTTCCGAAAACTATTGATAACGATCTTGACCTACCTCATGGAATACCGACATTTGGTTTTCAAACTGCAAGGCATATCGGAGTTGAAGTAGTTAAGAACTTGATGGTTGATGCTCAAACAACATCACGATGGTATTTTGTCGTTTCAATGGGTAGAAAAGCCGGTCATCTGGCACTTGGAATTGGTAAAGCAACTGGTTCTACACTTACTTTAATTCCGGAAGAATTTTCAGGAAAAAAAATTAAACTTTCGCATATCACCGATATTTTAGTTGGTTCTATTATTAAAAGACTCAGTTATGGCCGCACCGACGGAGTAGCTATTATTGCTGAAGGATTGGTAGAGCATTTAGATAGCAGTGAGCTCGAATCATTAATGAATGTAGAAAGAGATGATCACGATAATATTAGAATTGCCGAAATTAATTTTGGTGAGATTTTAAAATTTAAAGTTCAAGAAAGGCTGAAGGAGTTTAATCTTAAAGCGACTATCGTTGCAAAAAATATTGGTTATGAACTTCGTTGTGCTGACCCAATTCCATTTGACATGGAATATACGAGAGATCTTGGATTCGCTGCTGCTCAATTTATATTGAATGGCGGTTCAGGTGCGATGGTCTCAATTCAAAATGGATATTTTGTCCCCTTGTTTTTTCAGGATATTATTGACCCGCTTACTAATAAGACAAAAGTTAGATTGGTTGATCCAAGTTCCGAATCATTTTATATTGCGCGAAGATATATGTTAAGACTGAACCAGGCTGATTTTGAGGATCCACACGAATTAGCTAAATATGCCGCTACTTGTGGTATTTCACTTGAGGAGTTTAGAAATAAATTTTATTATCTCATTGAAGGTGATTTGCTTTATCAGAGTATAAAAGAGGGGAAGATCAAACTTGCTGCGGTAGAAAGTAATGAAGCATTCAAAGCCATTTATATCAACAGGACTTTTAACGGTAAGGAAGAAATTCCAAACGGGATAATTTCCAAATGA